From the Macaca nemestrina isolate mMacNem1 chromosome 7, mMacNem.hap1, whole genome shotgun sequence genome, one window contains:
- the LOC105492930 gene encoding gap junction delta-2 protein, with the protein MGEWTILERLLEAAVQQHSTMIGRILLTVVVIFRILIVAIVGETVYDDEQTMFVCNTLQPGCNQACYDRAFPISHIRYWVFQIIMVCTPSLCFITYSVHQSAKQRERRYSTVFLALDRDPPESIGGPGGTGGGGSGGGKREDKKLQNAIVNGVLQNTENTSKETEPDCLEVKELTPHPSGLRTASKSKLRRQEGISRFYIIQVVFRNALEIGFLVGQYFLYGFSVPGLYECNRYPCIKEVECYVSRPTEKTVFLVFMFAVSGICVVLNLAELNHLGWRKIKLAVRGAQAKRKSIYEIRNKDLPRVSVPNFGRTQSSDSAYV; encoded by the exons ATGGGGGAATGGACCATCTTGGAGAGGCTGCTGGAAGCCGCGGTGCAGCAGCACTCCACTATGATCGGGAG GATCCTGTTGACTGTGGTGGTGATCTTCCGGATCCTCATTGTGGCCATTGTGGGGGAGACGGTGTACGATGATGAGCAGACCATGTTTGTGTGCAACACCCTGCAACCCGGCTGTAACCAGGCCTGCTACGACCGCGCCTTCCCCATCTCCCACATACGTTACTGGGTCTTCCAGATCATAATGGTGTGTACCCCCAGTCTTTGCTTCATCACCTACTCTGTGCATCAGTCCGCCAAGCAGCGAGAACGCCGCTACTCTACTGTCTTCCTAGCCCTGGACAGAGACCCGCCTGAGTCCATAGGAGGTCCTGGAGgaactgggggtgggggcagtggtgGGGGCAAACGAGAAGATAAGAAGTTGCAAAATGCTATTGTCAATGGGGTGCTGCAGAACACAGAGAACACCAGTAAGGAGACAGAGCCAGATTGTTTAGAGGTTAAGGAGCTGACTCCACACCCATCAGGGCTACGCACTGCATCAAAATCCAAGCTCAGAAGGCAGGAAGGCATCTCCCGCTTCTACATTATCCAAGTGGTGTTCCGAAATGCCCTGGAAATTGGGTTCCTGGTAGGCCAATATTTTCTCTATGGATTTAGTGTCCCAGGGCTGTATGAGTGTAACCGCTACCCCTGCATCAAGGAGGTGGAATGTTATGTGTCCCGGCCAACTGAGAAGACTGTCTTCCTAGTGTTCATGTTTGCTGTAAGTGGCATCTGTGTTGTGCTCAACCTGGCCGAACTCAACCACCTGGGATGGCGCAAGATCAAGCTGGCTGTGCGAGGGGCTCAGGCCAAGAGAAAGTCAATCTATGAGATTCGTAACAAGGACCTGCCCAGGGTCAGTGTTCCCAATTTTGGCAGGACTCAGTCCAGTGACTCTGCCTATGTGTGA